AAATCGTCCATAGTTCACCTTATCCTTTACAATAGAATCATACAGAAAGGCTGCCTACAAAAAGCAGGCAGCTATTCAAAGTTTAGCTCTGGCTGCTTATGTAATTCACAGCATCGCCAACTGTATTAATCTTTTCAGCTTCTTCATCGGAGATTTCCATATCAAACTCATCTTCAAGCTCCATTACTAATTCTACAACATCAAGAGAGTCTGCTTCTAGATCTTCTTTGAAGGAAGCTTCCATTTTTACTTTTGATTCGTCTACATCAAGACGGTCGACAATGATTTGTTTTACACGGTCAAATGTTTCTGCCATTGGAACTTCACCTCCCTTCAGTCATTATAGTAAATTTCCCGGCGGAAAACCAGATTATTTTCACATCACCATTCCGCCGTCCACATGAAGAGTCTGTCCTGTCATGTAGGAAGCATCCTCTGAAGCGAGGAAACGAACTACACGGCTGACATCTTTCCCGCTGCCGAGACGCTTTAACGGAATTAAAGCAAGCATCTGTTCACGCTGCTCCTCGGTAAGTGCATCTGTCATATCTGTGGAAATATAACCTGGAGCAACAGCATTTACTAGGATATTACGTGTGGCTAGTTCTTTTGCAGATG
This Halobacillus salinarum DNA region includes the following protein-coding sequences:
- the acpP gene encoding acyl carrier protein; amino-acid sequence: MAETFDRVKQIIVDRLDVDESKVKMEASFKEDLEADSLDVVELVMELEDEFDMEISDEEAEKINTVGDAVNYISSQS